Proteins from a single region of Coriobacteriia bacterium:
- the rplU gene encoding 50S ribosomal protein L21, with protein MYAVVATGGKQVKVEEGSVTVVEKLDVPVGGTLTLPAIFVADGEGIHVGAGAANAAVTVEIVEHFKGEKSVIFKFKKRKGYKRLKGHRQNLTKILVTGIALDGAKPAKAAKAKAEPKAPAAKKPAAAKKAPAAKKPAAKKPAAAAKKPAAAKKPAAAKKPAAPKKAPAAKKPAAVKKAPAAKKPAADEKPKRATRSKKADAEG; from the coding sequence GGAAGCAGGTCAAGGTAGAAGAGGGGTCCGTCACCGTCGTCGAGAAGCTCGACGTGCCGGTGGGCGGGACACTCACCCTGCCTGCGATCTTCGTTGCCGACGGGGAGGGCATCCACGTCGGTGCCGGCGCCGCGAACGCGGCCGTCACCGTCGAGATAGTCGAGCATTTCAAGGGCGAGAAGTCGGTCATCTTCAAGTTCAAGAAGCGCAAGGGCTACAAGCGCCTCAAGGGACATCGCCAGAACCTCACCAAGATCCTCGTGACGGGCATCGCGCTCGACGGCGCGAAGCCGGCGAAGGCCGCGAAGGCGAAGGCCGAGCCGAAGGCGCCCGCAGCGAAGAAGCCGGCAGCCGCGAAGAAGGCTCCCGCCGCGAAGAAGCCGGCCGCGAAGAAGCCGGCGGCAGCCGCCAAGAAGCCGGCAGCCGCGAAGAAGCCGGCAGCCGCGAAGAAGCCGGCCGCGCCGAAGAAGGCCCCGGCCGCCAAGAAGCCGGCCGCAGTGAAGAAGGCCCCGGCCGCGAAGAAGCCGGCGGCCGATGAGAAGCCGAAGCGCGCCACGCGCAGCAAGAAGGCGGACGCCGAGGGCTAG